One window of Gammaproteobacteria bacterium genomic DNA carries:
- a CDS encoding c-type cytochrome, whose amino-acid sequence MRDYFNLWGVLILVMLLSAAQLHASESGRATYNEYCFICHGTGMSDIPQFGDAEHWALRTSKGMEALYNAALYGVNAMPPMGLCDSCTEEQVKAAVDYMVGSSH is encoded by the coding sequence ATGCGGGACTATTTTAATTTATGGGGTGTGTTGATTTTGGTGATGTTGTTGAGTGCCGCTCAACTCCATGCCTCTGAGTCAGGAAGAGCAACTTATAATGAATACTGTTTTATCTGCCATGGTACGGGAATGTCAGATATCCCGCAGTTTGGTGATGCTGAGCACTGGGCGTTACGTACCAGTAAGGGAATGGAGGCGCTATATAACGCGGCACTTTATGGGGTAAATGCAATGCCTCCGATGGGCTTGTGTGATAGTTGCACTGAAGAGCAGGTGAAGGCCGCAGTGGATTATATGGTGGGCAGTAGCCACTAG